A single genomic interval of Pyrus communis chromosome 7, drPyrComm1.1, whole genome shotgun sequence harbors:
- the LOC137739504 gene encoding inositol hexakisphosphate and diphosphoinositol-pentakisphosphate kinase VIP2-like isoform X4 yields MHGVSVPRYALVNREVPYQELDYFIEEEDFVEVHGQRFWKPFVEKPVEGDDHSIMIYYPSSAGGGMKELFRKVGNRSSDFHPDVRRVRREGSYIYEEFMPTGGTDVKVYTVGPEYAHAEARKSPVVDGVVMRNPDGKEVRYPVLLTPTEKQMAREVCIAFRQAVCGFDLLRCEGRSYVCDVNGWSFVKNSHKYYDDAACVLRKLLLDAKAPHLSSAIPPTLPWKVNEPSQPTEGLTRQGSGIIGKFGQSEELRCVIAIIRHGDRTPKQKVKLKVTEEKLLNLMLKYNGGRPRSETKLKSAVQLQDLLDATRMLVPRTRPGRESDSEAEDIEHAEKLRQVKAVLEEGGHFSGIYRKVQLKPLKWVKVAKSNGEGEEERPVEALMVLKYGGVLTHAGRKQAEELGRYFRNNMYPGEGTGLLRLHSTYRHDLKIYSSDEGRVQMSAAAFAKGLLDLEGQLTPILVSLVSKDSSMLDGLDNASVEMDEAKARLNEIITSGLKTGNNSATPPWMADGGGLPLDASELLPKLVKLTKKVTEQVRLLAKNENEELTKTSSDDVTLPYDQARALGKTNIDVDRIAAGLPCGSEGFLLMYARWRKLAKDLYSERKERFDLTQIPDVYDSCKYDLLHNAHLNLEGLDELFKIAQLLADGVIPNEYGINPTQKLNIGSKIARRLLGKIMIDLRNTREEAISVAAEPKSDQDEHSKSTNTEKEDKKHRPKLHVKSDDRKSSTSDTPKLSAKNEDTRRPSTTSEISIDQDDDDDKETQYRLDPKYANVRTPERHVRTRLYFTSESHIHSLMNVLRYCNLDESLQGEDGLVCHSALERLYNTKELDYMSYIVLRMFENTAVALEDTQKFRVELTFSRGADLSPLEKNDSKATFLRQEHTLPVMGPERLQEVGSYLTLDKMEKMIRSFAMPAEDFPPASTPAGFTGYFSKSAAVLERLVNLWPFHKHANSNGK; encoded by the exons ATGCACGGAGTCTCTGTTCCCAGATATGCCCTTGTAAATAGAGAAGTACCTTATCAAGAGCTGGACTATTTTATTGAGGAAGAAGATtttgttgaggttcatggtcaGCGTTTCTGGAAGCCATTTGTAGAGAAGCCTGTTGAAG GGGATGATCATAGTATAATGATATATTATCCCAGTTCGGCAGGTGGAGGAATGAAGGAATTGTTTCGGAAG GTTGGTAACCGATCTAGTGATTTCCATCCGGATGTTAGACGAGTGAGACGTGAAGGCTCTTATATATACGAGGAATTCATGCCAACTGGAGGAACAGATGTCAAG GTGTATACAGTGGGACCTGAATATGCACATGCTGAGGCAAGGAAGTCTCCTGTTGTTGATGGTGTTGTCATGAGAAATCCTGATGGCAAGGAA GTTAGGTATCCTGTTTTACTGACACCCACTGAGAAGCAAATGGCAAGGGAGGTCTGCATTGCATTTAGGCAAGCG GTTTGTGGGTTTGACCTTTTGCGCTGTGAGGGACGCTCCTATGTTTGTGACGTAAATGGATGGAGTTTCGTAAAGAACTCTCACAA GTATTATGATGATGCTGCTTGTGTGCTCAGGAAGTTACTTTTAGATGCCAAGGCCCCTCATCTTTCTTCTGCAATTCCACCAACATTACCATGGAAAGTCAATGAACCAAGCCAACCTACTGAGGGACTAACTCGTCAAGGAAGTGGAATCATTGGCAAATTTGGGCAGTCGGAGGAGCTACGTTGTGTTATTGCTATTATTCGTCA TGGTGATAGAACTCCCAAACAGAAGGTAAAGCTGAAGGTTACTGAGGAAAAGCTGCTAAACTTGATGCTTAAGTACAATGGTGGACGACCTAGATCCGAG ACGAAATTGAAAAGTGCTGTCCAATTGCAAGATTTATTAGATGCCACACGAATGCTAGTACCTCGTACCAG ACCAGGTCGAGAAAGTGATAGTGAGGCAGAAGACATTGAACATGCTGAAAAGCTTCGTCAAGTTAAAGCAGTGCTTGAGGAG GGGGGCCATTTCTCTGGCATTTATAGGAAGGTTCAACTAAAGCCATTAAAGTGGGTTAAAGTGGCAAAAAGTAATGGGGAAGGTGAGGAAGAACGCCCAGTTGAAGCTTTGATGGTTCTTAAATATGGGGGTGTCCTTACACATGCTGGAAGGAAGCAG GCTGAGGAGCTGGGTAGATATTTTCGGAATAATATGTATCCAG GTGAAGGTACCGGCCTGCTTCGCCTCCATAGCACCTATCGTCATGATCTTAAAATCTACAGCTCTGATGAGGgccgtgtgcag ATGTCTGCCGCTGCTTTTGCTAAAGGCCTACTTGATCTTGAAGGGCAGCTAACACCAATCCTG GTTTCCCTTGTTAGCAAGGACTCCTCTATGTTGGATGGACTAGACAATGCAAGTGTTGAGATGGACGAAGCAAAG GCTAGGTTGAATGAGATTATTACTTCTGGTTTAAAGACGGGTAATAACAGTGCAACACCTCCTTGGATGGCTGATGGAGGTGGTCTGCCTTTAGATGCTTCCGAACTTCTACCTAAATTG GTAAAATTGACTAAGAAGGTCACTGAACAAGTACGACTGCTAGCAAAGAATGAAAATGAGGAACTTACAAAGACAAGCTCAGATGATGTAACACTTCCTTATGACCAAGCAAGGGCCCTTGGTAAGACTAACATTGATGTTGATCGTATTGCTGCTGGATTACCATGCGGTAGTGAGGGATTCCTTTTGATGTATGCTCGATGGAGAAAGCTTGCAAAGGACTTGTACAGTGAACGAAAAGA ACGATTCGACTTAACACAAATTCCAGATGTTTATGACTCGTGCAA ATACGATCTCCTGCATAACGCACATCTCAATCTAGAAGGTCTGGATGAGCTGTTCAAAATTGCTCAG TTGCTTGCAGATGGAGTCATCCCAAATGAGTATGGCATTAATCCAACACAGAAACTCAATATTGGTTCAAAG ATTGCTCGTCGTTTGTTGGGTAAGATAATGATCGACCTGAGGAATACTCGTGAAGAAGCCATCAGTGTTGCTGCTGAACCAAAGAGTGATCAGGATGAACATTCAAAGTCAACCAATACCGAGAAGGAAGATAAGAAGCATCGTCCTAAGCTTCATGTTAAGAGTGATGACAGAAAATCTAGCACAAGTGATACGCCAAAGCTTTCTGCTAAGAACGAAGATACGAGGAGACCCAGTACAACAAGCGAGATATCAATAGATCAGGATGACGACGATGACAAAGAGACCCAATATCGTTTGGATCCAAA GTATGCAAATGTCAGAACGCCTGAACGGCATGTGCGGACGCGCCTGTACTTTACATCA GAATCTCACATCCACTCTCTCATGAATGTTCTCCGTTACTGTAACCTGGACGAGTCTCTTCAAGGAGAGGATGGCCTCGTTTGCCATAGTGCTTTGGAGCGTTTATACAATACTAAGGAGCTTGACTACATGAGTTATATAGTTCTGAGGATGTTCGAGAACACAGCA GTAGCTCTTGAAGACACACAAAAATTCCGCGTGGAACTGACCTTTAGCCGTGGTGCAGACCTATCGCCATTGGAG AAAAATGACAGTAAGGCTACGTTTTTGCGTCAAGAGCACACACTACCAGTTATGGGTCCGGAGAGGTTGCAAGAAGTGGGATCGTATCTAACATTAGATAAAATGGAGAAAATGATACGCTCGTTTGCTATGCCAGCAGAAGATTTTCCTCCAGCATCGACTCCAGCAGGATTCACAGGCTATTTCTCAAAAAGCGCAGCGGTGCTCGAGCGCCTGGTAAATCTCTGGCCTTTCCATAAGCATGCTAATTCTAATGGAAAGTAG